One segment of Streptosporangium brasiliense DNA contains the following:
- a CDS encoding BTAD domain-containing putative transcriptional regulator: MEFRVLGAVGVRDGGVPVELGGPRQRAVLSRLLLARGAVVSTDTLIDDLYGGAPPVSALATLQSYVSNLRRVIEPGRAPRTPARLLLARPPGYLLAATDVDAIRFGELVARSESRSPDEALACLDEAMELWHGPPYGEFADEPWAVMEVRRLQELRLVAIERRAQALLACDRPQAVITFLEDETAAHPLRERLWCLLTLALYRTGRQADALAALRYARELLAEELGLDPGPELRALEDDILRQADSLLLSPRVPAPAVAPAACPAPSPCPAPPPRGDALPGRERQLAELEALAGRGTVGMAAVSGEPGIGKTRLLETFGERCAERGHLVLWGRCHDAEGAPPLWPWLQVLQALAESVPPPDRGALAGLLDDETPAGSTEAALLRRHQAVARWLVQAARIRPLVVVLDDLHWADPASLGLLGDVATLTAGPARGVRLTVVVAFRDSEERPPLQEVLGRLARHDLLRVGLAGLGGGPVRELAAGMGIEVDESTAGRLAERTGGNPFFVRESVRLLAQGQDLEAVPDAVADLIRRRLAALGWWTGGVLGVAAVIGRDFDPGVVAEVCQAVFDPRSPRDGSGPGALPEACRAKVYDTLDRAARAGLTVPRGNRMAFVHDLVRETLVGGIPPLRKAMVHREAMAVLATRPGTDVAVIAHHAVEAGPAAHTAAARWAVAAAQQASLRLAYEEAAVWWGRAVAAHGASAGDPIDHVELLLRQVRALLEAGDALGARQARAEAVRAADRAGAGPELTARALTALDAPTIWTLRNPYEAVELRLVHRFEAALRELPATDSPERARLLGGLAQELYDGTDDPRCRSLSAEAVEMARRLGDPQLLMRMLNARHLSLPQPLHIPELLEIADELEDLALRTRVPGFTLLAQMLYTHFRLELADLAGADRAAARCEAMLERLPLPWPRFQHTMWRAHRLALAGRFDEAETLFGEAGRQAERVGVWHAGGLVAMGRLALNYQRDTMAGTGPLIDAISGIHPSLDHDARVLQLCAQGRTEEAGRLAEEGWCPPPRDWSWLSTSCLQAAAQAAVGDVSACQVSYSALLPYSGRVAALSAVICVGPVDWFLALLASAVGDHTAASWHLAAVARLASQAGLMAWRDRAMTAGPGSGTGPQRDRPASDTTGRPSTCPASDTTGRPST; encoded by the coding sequence ATGGAGTTCCGGGTTCTCGGTGCGGTCGGAGTCCGTGACGGCGGGGTGCCCGTCGAGCTCGGCGGCCCGCGCCAACGTGCGGTGCTGAGCCGGCTGCTGCTCGCGCGCGGGGCGGTCGTCTCCACGGACACCCTGATCGACGACCTGTACGGCGGCGCGCCCCCCGTGAGCGCGCTCGCCACGCTGCAGTCCTACGTCTCCAACCTGCGCCGGGTCATCGAGCCCGGCCGGGCCCCGCGCACCCCCGCCCGGCTGCTCCTCGCCCGGCCTCCCGGCTACCTGCTCGCCGCCACGGACGTCGACGCGATCCGCTTCGGCGAACTGGTCGCCCGTTCCGAGTCCCGCTCCCCCGACGAGGCGCTGGCCTGCCTGGACGAGGCGATGGAGCTCTGGCACGGCCCGCCCTACGGCGAGTTCGCCGACGAGCCGTGGGCCGTCATGGAGGTCCGCCGCCTCCAGGAGCTGCGCCTGGTGGCGATCGAACGGCGCGCCCAGGCGCTGCTGGCCTGCGACCGGCCCCAGGCCGTGATCACTTTCCTGGAGGACGAGACGGCCGCGCATCCGCTGCGCGAGCGGCTGTGGTGCCTGCTCACCCTGGCCCTGTACCGCACCGGGCGCCAGGCCGACGCCCTGGCCGCGCTCCGCTATGCCAGGGAGCTGCTCGCCGAGGAGCTCGGCCTGGACCCCGGGCCCGAGCTGAGGGCGCTGGAGGACGACATCCTCCGGCAGGCCGACTCGCTCCTCCTCTCGCCCCGCGTGCCGGCGCCCGCCGTCGCGCCCGCCGCCTGTCCGGCGCCGTCTCCCTGCCCGGCGCCCCCTCCACGCGGCGACGCCCTGCCCGGCCGGGAGCGGCAGCTCGCGGAGCTGGAGGCGCTGGCCGGACGCGGGACGGTGGGCATGGCCGCGGTGAGCGGCGAGCCGGGCATCGGCAAGACCCGGCTGCTGGAGACGTTCGGCGAGCGCTGCGCCGAGCGCGGTCACCTGGTGCTGTGGGGCCGCTGCCACGACGCCGAGGGGGCCCCGCCGCTGTGGCCGTGGCTGCAGGTGCTGCAGGCGCTCGCCGAGAGCGTGCCGCCGCCGGACCGCGGGGCGCTGGCCGGGCTGCTGGACGACGAGACGCCGGCCGGCTCCACCGAGGCGGCGCTGCTACGCCGCCATCAGGCGGTGGCCCGCTGGCTGGTCCAGGCCGCCCGGATCCGGCCGCTGGTGGTGGTCCTGGACGACCTGCACTGGGCCGACCCGGCCTCGCTCGGGCTGCTGGGCGATGTGGCCACGCTCACCGCCGGGCCGGCGCGCGGCGTCCGGCTGACCGTGGTCGTCGCCTTCCGCGACAGCGAGGAGCGGCCCCCGTTGCAGGAGGTGCTGGGTCGGCTGGCCCGCCACGACCTGCTCCGGGTCGGCCTGGCCGGGCTGGGGGGCGGGCCGGTGCGGGAGCTGGCGGCCGGGATGGGCATCGAGGTGGACGAGTCCACCGCCGGGCGGCTGGCCGAGCGGACCGGCGGCAACCCGTTCTTCGTGCGCGAGAGCGTCCGGCTGCTGGCCCAGGGCCAGGACCTGGAGGCGGTGCCCGACGCGGTGGCGGACCTGATCCGCCGCCGGCTGGCCGCGCTGGGGTGGTGGACCGGCGGGGTGCTCGGGGTCGCCGCGGTGATCGGCCGGGACTTCGATCCCGGCGTGGTCGCCGAGGTGTGCCAGGCCGTCTTCGACCCAAGATCGCCGCGGGACGGATCCGGTCCCGGCGCCCTGCCCGAGGCGTGCCGGGCGAAGGTCTACGACACGCTGGACCGGGCCGCCCGGGCCGGGTTGACGGTCCCGCGCGGCAACCGGATGGCCTTCGTCCACGACCTGGTCAGGGAGACCCTCGTCGGCGGGATCCCGCCGCTGCGCAAGGCGATGGTCCACCGGGAGGCGATGGCCGTCCTGGCCACCCGGCCGGGTACCGACGTGGCCGTGATCGCCCATCACGCGGTGGAGGCCGGCCCGGCCGCGCACACCGCCGCCGCGCGCTGGGCGGTGGCCGCCGCCCAGCAGGCGAGCCTGCGCCTGGCCTACGAGGAGGCCGCCGTCTGGTGGGGCCGGGCCGTCGCCGCGCACGGCGCCTCGGCGGGCGACCCGATCGACCACGTGGAGCTGCTGCTGCGGCAGGTCCGCGCCCTGCTGGAGGCCGGGGACGCGCTGGGCGCGCGGCAGGCGCGGGCGGAGGCCGTACGGGCCGCCGACCGCGCCGGGGCGGGCCCCGAGCTGACCGCACGCGCGCTGACGGCGCTGGACGCCCCCACGATCTGGACGCTCCGCAACCCGTACGAGGCGGTGGAGCTGCGGCTCGTGCACCGCTTCGAGGCCGCCCTGCGCGAGCTGCCCGCCACCGACAGCCCCGAACGGGCCCGCCTGCTGGGCGGCCTGGCCCAGGAGCTCTACGACGGGACCGACGACCCGCGCTGCCGCTCCCTCTCCGCCGAGGCGGTCGAGATGGCCCGCCGGCTGGGCGACCCGCAGCTGCTGATGCGGATGCTCAACGCCCGGCACCTGTCGCTGCCCCAGCCGCTGCACATCCCCGAGCTGCTGGAGATCGCCGACGAGCTGGAGGATCTGGCGCTGCGCACCCGGGTGCCCGGCTTCACGCTGCTCGCCCAGATGCTGTACACGCACTTCAGGCTGGAGCTGGCCGACCTCGCGGGGGCGGACCGGGCCGCCGCGCGCTGCGAGGCCATGCTGGAACGGCTGCCGCTGCCCTGGCCACGCTTCCAGCACACCATGTGGCGGGCCCACCGGCTGGCCCTGGCCGGCCGGTTCGACGAGGCCGAGACGCTGTTCGGCGAGGCCGGGCGCCAGGCCGAGCGGGTCGGGGTGTGGCACGCGGGCGGGCTCGTGGCCATGGGCCGCCTGGCCCTGAACTACCAGCGGGACACGATGGCCGGGACCGGGCCGCTCATCGACGCCATCAGCGGGATCCACCCCTCCCTGGATCACGACGCCCGGGTGCTGCAACTGTGTGCCCAGGGCCGCACCGAGGAGGCCGGGCGGCTGGCGGAGGAGGGCTGGTGCCCCCCGCCCCGGGACTGGTCGTGGCTGAGCACGAGCTGCCTGCAGGCGGCGGCCCAGGCGGCCGTCGGCGACGTCTCGGCCTGCCAGGTGAGCTACTCGGCGCTGCTGCCCTACAGCGGACGCGTCGCCGCCCTGTCCGCGGTGATCTGCGTGGGCCCCGTCGACTGGTTCCTCGCCCTGCTCGCCTCCGCCGTCGGCGACCACACCGCCGCCTCCTGGCACCTGGCGGCGGTGGCGCGGCTGGCCAGCCAGGCCGGGCTGATGGCCTGGCGCGACCGGGCGATGACCGCGGGTCCGGGATCGGGAACCGGCCCTCAGCGTGACCGGCCGGCCTCGGACACGACCGGGCGACCCTCGACGTGCCCGGCCTCGGACACGACCGGGCGACCCTCAACATGA
- the hypE gene encoding hydrogenase expression/formation protein HypE, with amino-acid sequence MDTEEGAALRAEGAAPENGLAGLTGLTGQERPAPQTPTCPAPGQRVRRGGAAVPGREQEVLDRIERVRRGRARVREDLITLAHGAGGKATHTLIEAVFLEAFRNRLLEPLEDGAVADGLAFTTDSYVVTPLFFPGGDIGDLAVNGTVNDLAMCGARPRHLSAAFIIEEGFPVADLRRITASMAAAARAADVWIVTGDTKVVEKGKADGCYITTSGVGTVERPVRLSAAAARPGDAVIVSGPIGEHGVTVMLARGELDIQADLTSDTAPLNTLTARLLDACGDGQVRCLRDATRGGVATVVNEIAAASEVAVVLEEDAIPVCPAVRGACELLGIDPLYVACEGRMVAVVAQRSAEAALAALRSHPLGSAAAVIGRIADDPPGLVLLKTSFGGTRIVDLLVGDPLPRIC; translated from the coding sequence ATGGACACCGAGGAAGGCGCCGCCCTCCGGGCGGAGGGCGCGGCACCCGAGAACGGTCTCGCCGGCCTCACCGGCCTCACCGGCCAGGAGAGGCCGGCCCCTCAGACGCCCACCTGCCCGGCGCCCGGGCAGCGGGTCCGGCGGGGCGGCGCGGCGGTCCCGGGCCGCGAGCAGGAGGTCCTGGACCGGATCGAACGGGTGCGCCGCGGCAGGGCCCGGGTCCGGGAGGACCTGATCACCCTCGCGCACGGCGCCGGCGGCAAGGCCACCCACACCCTGATCGAGGCGGTGTTCCTGGAGGCGTTCCGCAACCGGCTGCTGGAGCCCCTGGAGGACGGCGCGGTCGCCGACGGGCTCGCCTTCACCACCGACTCGTACGTGGTGACGCCGCTGTTCTTCCCGGGTGGGGACATCGGAGACCTGGCCGTCAACGGCACCGTCAACGACCTGGCGATGTGCGGGGCGCGCCCCCGCCACCTGTCGGCCGCCTTCATCATCGAGGAGGGCTTCCCCGTCGCCGACCTGCGGCGCATCACCGCCTCCATGGCGGCGGCGGCGCGGGCGGCGGACGTGTGGATCGTCACCGGCGACACCAAGGTCGTGGAGAAGGGCAAGGCCGACGGCTGCTACATCACCACCTCGGGCGTCGGGACGGTGGAGCGGCCGGTCCGGCTGAGCGCCGCCGCCGCCCGGCCCGGCGACGCGGTCATCGTGTCCGGCCCGATCGGCGAGCACGGCGTCACCGTCATGCTGGCCAGGGGAGAGCTCGACATCCAGGCCGACCTCACCTCCGACACCGCGCCCCTCAACACGCTGACCGCCCGGCTGCTGGACGCCTGCGGCGACGGGCAGGTGCGGTGCCTGCGCGACGCCACCCGCGGCGGGGTGGCGACGGTCGTCAACGAGATCGCCGCGGCCTCCGAGGTCGCGGTCGTGCTCGAAGAGGACGCGATCCCGGTGTGCCCCGCCGTACGCGGGGCATGTGAGCTGCTGGGGATCGACCCGCTCTACGTGGCGTGCGAGGGCCGGATGGTCGCGGTGGTGGCCCAGCGGTCCGCCGAGGCCGCACTGGCCGCCCTGCGCTCCCATCCGCTCGGCTCCGCCGCGGCCGTCATCGGGCGGATCGCCGACGACCCGCCCGGGCTGGTCCTGCTGAAGACCTCCTTCGGTGGCACCCGCATCGTCGACCTGCTGGTCGGTGACCCCCTGCCGAGAATCTGCTGA
- the hypD gene encoding hydrogenase formation protein HypD: protein MRFVDEYRDAAKARVLAERIAALCEPGRAYKFMEVCGGHTHTIYKHGLEDYLPEAVTLVHGPGCPVCVIPMGRVDDAIHIAGQPDVIMTSFGDMMRVPGGKGSFLDAKARGADIRMVYSPLDALKIARQNPGRRVVFMAIGFETTAPSTAMTVLRAAAEGIDNFSIFCNHVTIIPAIKAILDSPDLRLDGFVGPGHVSAVIGCRPYGFIAREYGKPLVVAGFEPLDVLHTVYRILAQLAEGRAEVDNQYARVVPWEGNPKALGVINEVMEPRPYFEWRGLGFISHSALRVRERYAAFDAERIFQIPGGRVADPKACQCGEVLKGVLKPWECKVFGTACTPETPIGTCMVSSEGACAAYYNFGRFSRERVKEATH from the coding sequence ATGCGCTTCGTCGACGAATACCGCGACGCCGCCAAGGCCCGGGTGCTGGCCGAGCGGATCGCCGCGCTGTGCGAGCCCGGCCGCGCCTACAAGTTCATGGAGGTGTGCGGCGGGCACACCCACACCATCTACAAGCACGGGCTGGAGGACTACCTGCCCGAGGCCGTCACGCTCGTGCACGGCCCGGGCTGCCCCGTCTGCGTCATCCCGATGGGAAGGGTGGACGACGCCATCCACATCGCCGGGCAGCCGGATGTGATCATGACGTCGTTCGGCGACATGATGCGCGTCCCCGGGGGGAAGGGCTCCTTCCTCGATGCCAAGGCGCGGGGGGCCGACATCCGCATGGTCTACTCCCCGCTGGACGCCCTGAAGATCGCGCGGCAGAACCCCGGCAGGCGCGTGGTCTTCATGGCGATCGGATTCGAGACCACCGCCCCCTCGACGGCGATGACCGTCCTGCGCGCGGCCGCCGAGGGGATCGACAACTTCTCGATCTTCTGCAACCACGTGACGATCATCCCGGCGATCAAGGCGATCCTGGACTCGCCCGACCTGCGCCTGGACGGCTTCGTCGGGCCGGGCCACGTCTCGGCCGTCATCGGCTGCCGGCCGTACGGGTTCATCGCGCGCGAGTACGGCAAGCCCCTGGTGGTGGCCGGTTTCGAGCCGCTCGACGTGCTCCACACGGTCTACCGGATCCTCGCGCAGCTCGCCGAGGGCCGGGCGGAGGTGGACAACCAGTACGCCCGGGTGGTGCCGTGGGAGGGCAACCCCAAGGCCCTGGGCGTCATCAACGAGGTGATGGAGCCGCGGCCGTACTTCGAATGGCGGGGACTGGGGTTCATCTCGCACTCGGCGCTCAGGGTGCGGGAGCGGTACGCCGCCTTCGACGCCGAACGGATCTTCCAGATCCCCGGCGGGCGGGTGGCCGACCCCAAGGCATGCCAGTGCGGCGAGGTGCTCAAGGGCGTGCTCAAACCCTGGGAGTGCAAGGTGTTCGGCACCGCCTGCACCCCGGAGACCCCGATCGGCACCTGCATGGTGTCGTCCGAGGGCGCGTGCGCGGCGTACTACAACTTCGGCCGTTTCTCGCGCGAGCGGGTCAAGGAGGCGACCCACTGA
- a CDS encoding HypC/HybG/HupF family hydrogenase formation chaperone codes for MEILSDRPDLAMVDVSGVRRAINIGLLEEESLIPGDWILIHVGFALSKIDEEEARAALDFLESIGEAYEDEIAALRESMIEQG; via the coding sequence GTGGAAATCCTGTCGGACCGTCCTGACCTGGCGATGGTCGACGTCAGCGGGGTACGGCGGGCGATCAACATCGGCCTGCTGGAGGAGGAGTCCCTCATCCCCGGCGACTGGATCCTCATCCACGTCGGGTTCGCGCTGTCGAAGATCGACGAGGAGGAGGCACGGGCCGCGCTCGACTTCCTCGAAAGCATCGGCGAGGCGTACGAGGACGAGATCGCGGCTCTCCGCGAATCCATGATCGAGCAGGGGTGA
- a CDS encoding hydrogenase maturation nickel metallochaperone HypA/HybF: protein MHEFGIAEAILDAVERRAAGRRVERARVHAGALLRITEPVINQAFAMVADGSLAEGAKVDLVIVPVQLLCRSCGQTAASVDPFATCPECGGTDIDTEGGDDLVLESIQMAEAAHVPGDPRRDRGNPVGPS from the coding sequence ATGCATGAATTCGGGATCGCGGAGGCGATCCTCGACGCGGTGGAGAGACGGGCGGCCGGCCGGCGGGTGGAGCGGGCGAGGGTGCACGCGGGTGCCCTGCTCCGCATCACGGAGCCGGTGATCAATCAGGCGTTCGCCATGGTCGCGGACGGGTCGCTGGCCGAGGGCGCGAAGGTGGACCTGGTCATCGTCCCGGTGCAGCTGCTGTGCCGCTCCTGCGGGCAGACGGCCGCCTCCGTCGACCCCTTCGCCACCTGCCCCGAATGCGGCGGCACCGATATCGACACCGAGGGCGGCGACGACCTCGTCCTCGAATCCATCCAGATGGCGGAGGCCGCTCATGTGCCTGGGGATCCCCGGCGAGATCGTGGAAATCCTGTCGGACCGTCCTGA
- a CDS encoding DUF6893 family small protein produces MLKRLIVGALVAGVAVLVVQSIPDIKRYLRIRKM; encoded by the coding sequence ATGCTGAAACGTCTGATCGTCGGAGCGCTCGTCGCCGGGGTGGCGGTGCTGGTCGTCCAGTCGATCCCCGACATCAAGCGCTATCTGCGGATCAGGAAGATGTGA
- a CDS encoding hydrogenase maturation protease has protein sequence MRILVAGVGNVFLGDDGFGVTVARRLAGTELPDGVLVTDFGIRGVHLAYELTGGGYDATILLDAASRGSPPGTLYVLEPSPGECPGSFVDAHAMTPESVLALADTLGGVTGRVLLVGCEPADLSPGMELSAPVAGAVGAAVNLVRELLLELVGQQTAPVRAGTGHEEERTC, from the coding sequence ATGAGGATCCTCGTCGCGGGGGTCGGGAACGTGTTTCTCGGCGACGACGGCTTCGGCGTCACGGTGGCCAGGCGGCTGGCGGGCACGGAGCTGCCCGACGGGGTCCTGGTCACCGACTTCGGCATCCGCGGCGTCCACCTCGCCTACGAGCTCACCGGCGGCGGCTACGACGCCACGATCCTCCTCGACGCGGCCTCGCGCGGCAGCCCGCCCGGCACGCTGTACGTGCTGGAGCCGTCGCCCGGCGAGTGCCCGGGGTCCTTCGTCGACGCCCACGCCATGACGCCCGAGTCGGTGCTCGCGCTGGCGGACACGCTCGGCGGCGTGACCGGTCGGGTCCTGCTCGTCGGCTGCGAGCCCGCCGACCTGTCGCCCGGCATGGAGCTGAGCGCCCCGGTCGCCGGCGCCGTCGGCGCGGCGGTGAACCTGGTCCGGGAGCTGCTCCTGGAGCTGGTCGGGCAACAGACCGCGCCGGTGCGCGCCGGCACGGGTCACGAGGAGGAACGGACATGCTGA
- a CDS encoding DUF6084 family protein has translation MTDELRFACVGARAEPHAAFPTLVFRLRITEPSPGGVHAIALRCQIRVEPHLRRYVPAEAELLEDLFGDPSRWGDTLKPLQFANVSVTVPAFTGTTEIDLPVPCSYDLEVAAGKYFAALDGGEVPLLLLFSGTVFARAENGFAVGQVPWHCEARHGLPVTVWRELMDRYFPGTGWLRLRRDTLRALHRFKTGRALATWDAAVEQLLKETPG, from the coding sequence ATGACCGATGAGCTCCGTTTCGCCTGCGTGGGCGCGAGGGCCGAGCCGCACGCGGCCTTCCCGACGCTGGTCTTCCGGCTGCGGATCACCGAGCCGTCCCCCGGCGGGGTGCACGCCATCGCGCTGCGCTGCCAGATCCGGGTGGAACCGCACCTCAGGCGGTACGTCCCGGCGGAGGCGGAGCTGCTGGAGGACCTCTTCGGAGACCCCTCGCGCTGGGGCGACACGCTGAAACCCCTGCAGTTCGCCAACGTCTCGGTCACCGTCCCCGCCTTCACCGGGACCACCGAGATCGACCTGCCCGTGCCCTGCAGCTACGACCTGGAGGTGGCCGCGGGCAAATACTTCGCCGCGCTGGACGGCGGCGAGGTCCCCCTCCTGCTGCTCTTCAGCGGCACCGTGTTCGCCCGGGCGGAGAACGGTTTCGCCGTGGGACAGGTGCCGTGGCACTGCGAGGCCCGCCACGGGCTGCCGGTGACCGTCTGGCGGGAGCTGATGGACCGCTACTTCCCCGGGACCGGATGGCTGAGGCTGCGCCGGGACACCCTGCGGGCCCTGCACCGCTTCAAGACCGGACGCGCCCTGGCGACGTGGGACGCGGCGGTGGAACAACTACTCAAGGAGACGCCGGGGTGA
- a CDS encoding DUF5947 family protein — translation MTATGLRRFRGPRQARVARCELCAEPAGEDHGHVVNLESRALLCACRACRLLFDHGAGARGRYRAVPERYLYAPSFSVGAADWEELQIPVRTAFFFRNSALDQMVAFYPSPAGATESLLPMETWERVMKANPMPADVLPDVEAFLVDRRPEGGTACYLVPISACYELVGLVRLHWKGFGGGQEAWEAIEGFFAELRGRSRVVPAGAGGQDDDR, via the coding sequence GTGACGGCCACCGGGCTGCGCCGCTTCCGCGGGCCCCGGCAGGCGCGGGTGGCGCGGTGCGAACTGTGCGCCGAGCCGGCCGGCGAGGACCACGGCCACGTGGTGAACCTCGAGAGCCGGGCGCTGCTGTGCGCCTGCCGGGCCTGCCGCCTGCTGTTCGACCACGGCGCGGGCGCCCGCGGGCGCTACCGCGCGGTGCCGGAGCGCTACCTCTACGCCCCGTCGTTCAGCGTCGGCGCGGCCGACTGGGAGGAGCTCCAGATCCCGGTCCGCACGGCGTTCTTCTTCCGCAACTCCGCGCTCGACCAGATGGTCGCCTTCTACCCGAGCCCTGCGGGGGCGACGGAGTCCCTGCTCCCGATGGAGACCTGGGAGCGCGTCATGAAGGCCAACCCGATGCCGGCCGACGTCCTGCCGGACGTCGAGGCGTTCCTGGTGGACCGCCGGCCCGAGGGCGGCACCGCCTGTTACCTGGTGCCGATCTCCGCCTGCTACGAGCTCGTCGGCCTGGTGCGGCTGCACTGGAAGGGCTTCGGCGGCGGCCAGGAGGCGTGGGAGGCCATCGAGGGCTTCTTCGCGGAGCTGCGCGGCCGCAGCCGCGTCGTGCCGGCCGGAGCCGGAGGGCAAGACGATGACCGATGA
- a CDS encoding NifU family protein: MLQAHDVQAAGGRVEALIAELATLSDPATRAKAEELVRVLVELYGAGLERVVEIVTETEAAEVLHRLAGDDLVSSLLVLHDLHPLSTAERVREALDGVRPRLGLGEDGIELLGVDEAGVVRLRLRGTGHGCPSSRSAVTDAIERAVVQAAPEVSGVDVEEQAGDRAPLLQIQRHRPGPCPEPEKIP, from the coding sequence ATGCTGCAAGCCCATGACGTCCAGGCGGCCGGCGGCCGCGTCGAGGCGCTGATCGCCGAACTCGCCACGCTCAGCGATCCCGCGACACGCGCCAAGGCCGAGGAACTCGTCCGGGTCCTGGTCGAGCTGTACGGCGCCGGTCTGGAACGCGTCGTCGAGATCGTCACCGAGACCGAGGCGGCGGAGGTGCTCCACCGCCTCGCCGGCGACGACCTCGTCTCAAGCCTGCTCGTGCTGCACGACCTGCATCCGCTGAGCACCGCCGAGCGCGTCCGCGAGGCGCTCGACGGCGTCCGGCCCCGCCTCGGGCTGGGCGAGGACGGCATCGAGCTGCTCGGCGTGGACGAGGCCGGGGTCGTCCGGCTGCGGCTGCGGGGCACCGGCCACGGCTGCCCCTCCTCGCGCTCCGCCGTCACCGACGCCATCGAACGCGCCGTCGTCCAGGCCGCGCCGGAGGTGTCCGGGGTGGACGTCGAGGAGCAGGCCGGCGACCGGGCGCCGCTGCTGCAGATCCAGCGGCACCGGCCCGGCCCGTGCCCGGAGCCGGAGAAGATCCCGTGA